The Larus michahellis chromosome 12, bLarMic1.1, whole genome shotgun sequence genome contains a region encoding:
- the TPD52L2 gene encoding tumor protein D54 isoform X14, which translates to MESASQDINLNSPNKGLLSDAMTDVPVDSAASARTAAPQGLTLAEEEELRSELAKVEEEIGTLRQVLAAKERHCGELKRKLGLTPLDGLKQNLSKSWHDVQVSTAYVKTSEKLGEWNDKVTQSDFYKKTQETLSQAGQKTSAALSNVGSVISRKLGDMRNSATFKSFEDRVGTIKSRVVGSRENSTDGLHSPSGAGDNPPQDNAPF; encoded by the exons ATGGAGAGTGCCAGCCAGG ATATCAACCTTAACTCTCCCAACAAAGGTCTGCTATCGGATGCCATGACAGATGTTCCTGTGGATAGCGCGGCTTCGGCCAGGACCGCTGCACCCCAGGGACTGACTCTCGCTGAAGAGGAGGAGTTGAGATCTGAGCTGGCGAAG GTTGAAGAAGAAATTGGTACTCTCAGGCAAGTTCTGGCTGCTAAAGAGAGGCACTGTGGAGAGCTGAAGAGGAAGCTAGGTTTGACTCCCTTGGATGGGTTAAAGCAAAACTTGTCTAAAAGCTGGCACGATGTCCAAGTCTCCACTGC TTATGTGAAAACATCTGAGAAACTTGGAGAGTGGAATGACAAAGTGACACAGTCTGACTT TTATAAGAAGACCCAAGAAACCCTTTCCCAGGCAGGACAGAAGACTTCAGCAGCCCTTTCCAATGTAGGTTCTGTTATCAGCAGGAAACTTGGTGACATGAG GAATTCTGCGACCTTCAAGTCATTCGAAGATAGAGTTGGGACCATAAAG tCCAGAGTGGtgggcagcagggaaaacagcaCCGATGGCCTCCACTCCCCCTCGGGAGCCGGAGACAACCCTCCACAAGACAACGCTCCTTTTTAG
- the TPD52L2 gene encoding tumor protein D54 isoform X17 yields the protein MESASQDINLNSPNKGLLSDAMTDVPVDSAASARTAAPQGLTLAEEEELRSELAKVEEEIGTLRQVLAAKERHCGELKRKLGLTPLDGLKQNLSKSWHDVQVSTAYKKTQETLSQAGQKTSAALSNVGSVISRKLGDMSSYSIRHSISMPAMRNSATFKSFEDRVGTIKSRVVGSRENSTDGLHSPSGAGDNPPQDNAPF from the exons ATGGAGAGTGCCAGCCAGG ATATCAACCTTAACTCTCCCAACAAAGGTCTGCTATCGGATGCCATGACAGATGTTCCTGTGGATAGCGCGGCTTCGGCCAGGACCGCTGCACCCCAGGGACTGACTCTCGCTGAAGAGGAGGAGTTGAGATCTGAGCTGGCGAAG GTTGAAGAAGAAATTGGTACTCTCAGGCAAGTTCTGGCTGCTAAAGAGAGGCACTGTGGAGAGCTGAAGAGGAAGCTAGGTTTGACTCCCTTGGATGGGTTAAAGCAAAACTTGTCTAAAAGCTGGCACGATGTCCAAGTCTCCACTGC TTATAAGAAGACCCAAGAAACCCTTTCCCAGGCAGGACAGAAGACTTCAGCAGCCCTTTCCAATGTAGGTTCTGTTATCAGCAGGAAACTTGGTGACATGAG CAGTTACTCCATTCGCCACTCGATAAGTATGCCAGCGATGAG GAATTCTGCGACCTTCAAGTCATTCGAAGATAGAGTTGGGACCATAAAG tCCAGAGTGGtgggcagcagggaaaacagcaCCGATGGCCTCCACTCCCCCTCGGGAGCCGGAGACAACCCTCCACAAGACAACGCTCCTTTTTAG
- the TPD52L2 gene encoding tumor protein D54 isoform X4: MESASQDINLNSPNKGLLSDAMTDVPVDSAASARTAAPQGLTLAEEEELRSELAKVEEEIGTLRQVLAAKERHCGELKRKLGLTPLDGLKQNLSKSWHDVQVSTAYVKTSEKLGEWNDKVTQSDFYKKTQETLSQAGQKTSAALSNVGSVISRKLGDMRAHPFSHSFSSYSIRHSISMPAMRNSATFKSFEDRVGTIKSRVVGSRENSTDGLHSPSGAGDNPPQDNAPF, from the exons ATGGAGAGTGCCAGCCAGG ATATCAACCTTAACTCTCCCAACAAAGGTCTGCTATCGGATGCCATGACAGATGTTCCTGTGGATAGCGCGGCTTCGGCCAGGACCGCTGCACCCCAGGGACTGACTCTCGCTGAAGAGGAGGAGTTGAGATCTGAGCTGGCGAAG GTTGAAGAAGAAATTGGTACTCTCAGGCAAGTTCTGGCTGCTAAAGAGAGGCACTGTGGAGAGCTGAAGAGGAAGCTAGGTTTGACTCCCTTGGATGGGTTAAAGCAAAACTTGTCTAAAAGCTGGCACGATGTCCAAGTCTCCACTGC TTATGTGAAAACATCTGAGAAACTTGGAGAGTGGAATGACAAAGTGACACAGTCTGACTT TTATAAGAAGACCCAAGAAACCCTTTCCCAGGCAGGACAGAAGACTTCAGCAGCCCTTTCCAATGTAGGTTCTGTTATCAGCAGGAAACTTGGTGACATGAG GGCTCACCCCTTCTCGCATTCCTTTAG CAGTTACTCCATTCGCCACTCGATAAGTATGCCAGCGATGAG GAATTCTGCGACCTTCAAGTCATTCGAAGATAGAGTTGGGACCATAAAG tCCAGAGTGGtgggcagcagggaaaacagcaCCGATGGCCTCCACTCCCCCTCGGGAGCCGGAGACAACCCTCCACAAGACAACGCTCCTTTTTAG
- the TPD52L2 gene encoding tumor protein D54 isoform X1, with translation MESASQDINLNSPNKGLLSDAMTDVPVDSAASARTAAPQGLTLAEEEELRSELAKVEEEIGTLRQVLAAKERHCGELKRKLGLTPLDGLKQNLSKSWHDVQVSTAYVKTSEKLGEWNDKVTQSDLYLSASSTLEDWNEKLTQSEAYKKTQETLSQAGQKTSAALSNVGSVISRKLGDMRAHPFSHSFSSYSIRHSISMPAMRNSATFKSFEDRVGTIKSRVVGSRENSTDGLHSPSGAGDNPPQDNAPF, from the exons ATGGAGAGTGCCAGCCAGG ATATCAACCTTAACTCTCCCAACAAAGGTCTGCTATCGGATGCCATGACAGATGTTCCTGTGGATAGCGCGGCTTCGGCCAGGACCGCTGCACCCCAGGGACTGACTCTCGCTGAAGAGGAGGAGTTGAGATCTGAGCTGGCGAAG GTTGAAGAAGAAATTGGTACTCTCAGGCAAGTTCTGGCTGCTAAAGAGAGGCACTGTGGAGAGCTGAAGAGGAAGCTAGGTTTGACTCCCTTGGATGGGTTAAAGCAAAACTTGTCTAAAAGCTGGCACGATGTCCAAGTCTCCACTGC TTATGTGAAAACATCTGAGAAACTTGGAGAGTGGAATGACAAAGTGACACAGTCTGACTT ATATCTTTCAGCCAGCAGCACACTGGAGGACTGGAATGAAAAATTAACTCAATCAGAAGC TTATAAGAAGACCCAAGAAACCCTTTCCCAGGCAGGACAGAAGACTTCAGCAGCCCTTTCCAATGTAGGTTCTGTTATCAGCAGGAAACTTGGTGACATGAG GGCTCACCCCTTCTCGCATTCCTTTAG CAGTTACTCCATTCGCCACTCGATAAGTATGCCAGCGATGAG GAATTCTGCGACCTTCAAGTCATTCGAAGATAGAGTTGGGACCATAAAG tCCAGAGTGGtgggcagcagggaaaacagcaCCGATGGCCTCCACTCCCCCTCGGGAGCCGGAGACAACCCTCCACAAGACAACGCTCCTTTTTAG
- the TPD52L2 gene encoding tumor protein D54 isoform X18, whose product MESASQDINLNSPNKGLLSDAMTDVPVDSAASARTAAPQGLTLAEEEELRSELAKVEEEIGTLRQVLAAKERHCGELKRKLGLTPLDGLKQNLSKSWHDVQVSTAYKKTQETLSQAGQKTSAALSNVGSVISRKLGDMRNSATFKSFEDRVGTIKSRVVGSRENSTDGLHSPSGAGDNPPQDNAPF is encoded by the exons ATGGAGAGTGCCAGCCAGG ATATCAACCTTAACTCTCCCAACAAAGGTCTGCTATCGGATGCCATGACAGATGTTCCTGTGGATAGCGCGGCTTCGGCCAGGACCGCTGCACCCCAGGGACTGACTCTCGCTGAAGAGGAGGAGTTGAGATCTGAGCTGGCGAAG GTTGAAGAAGAAATTGGTACTCTCAGGCAAGTTCTGGCTGCTAAAGAGAGGCACTGTGGAGAGCTGAAGAGGAAGCTAGGTTTGACTCCCTTGGATGGGTTAAAGCAAAACTTGTCTAAAAGCTGGCACGATGTCCAAGTCTCCACTGC TTATAAGAAGACCCAAGAAACCCTTTCCCAGGCAGGACAGAAGACTTCAGCAGCCCTTTCCAATGTAGGTTCTGTTATCAGCAGGAAACTTGGTGACATGAG GAATTCTGCGACCTTCAAGTCATTCGAAGATAGAGTTGGGACCATAAAG tCCAGAGTGGtgggcagcagggaaaacagcaCCGATGGCCTCCACTCCCCCTCGGGAGCCGGAGACAACCCTCCACAAGACAACGCTCCTTTTTAG
- the TPD52L2 gene encoding tumor protein D54 isoform X16, protein MESASQGLLSDAMTDVPVDSAASARTAAPQGLTLAEEEELRSELAKVEEEIGTLRQVLAAKERHCGELKRKLGLTPLDGLKQNLSKSWHDVQVSTAYKKTQETLSQAGQKTSAALSNVGSVISRKLGDMRAHPFSHSFSSYSIRHSISMPAMRNSATFKSFEDRVGTIKSRVVGSRENSTDGLHSPSGAGDNPPQDNAPF, encoded by the exons ATGGAGAGTGCCAGCCAGG GTCTGCTATCGGATGCCATGACAGATGTTCCTGTGGATAGCGCGGCTTCGGCCAGGACCGCTGCACCCCAGGGACTGACTCTCGCTGAAGAGGAGGAGTTGAGATCTGAGCTGGCGAAG GTTGAAGAAGAAATTGGTACTCTCAGGCAAGTTCTGGCTGCTAAAGAGAGGCACTGTGGAGAGCTGAAGAGGAAGCTAGGTTTGACTCCCTTGGATGGGTTAAAGCAAAACTTGTCTAAAAGCTGGCACGATGTCCAAGTCTCCACTGC TTATAAGAAGACCCAAGAAACCCTTTCCCAGGCAGGACAGAAGACTTCAGCAGCCCTTTCCAATGTAGGTTCTGTTATCAGCAGGAAACTTGGTGACATGAG GGCTCACCCCTTCTCGCATTCCTTTAG CAGTTACTCCATTCGCCACTCGATAAGTATGCCAGCGATGAG GAATTCTGCGACCTTCAAGTCATTCGAAGATAGAGTTGGGACCATAAAG tCCAGAGTGGtgggcagcagggaaaacagcaCCGATGGCCTCCACTCCCCCTCGGGAGCCGGAGACAACCCTCCACAAGACAACGCTCCTTTTTAG
- the TPD52L2 gene encoding tumor protein D54 isoform X15 yields the protein MESASQDINLNSPNKGLLSDAMTDVPVDSAASARTAAPQGLTLAEEEELRSELAKVEEEIGTLRQVLAAKERHCGELKRKLGLTPLDGLKQNLSKSWHDVQVSTAYLSASSTLEDWNEKLTQSEAYKKTQETLSQAGQKTSAALSNVGSVISRKLGDMRNSATFKSFEDRVGTIKSRVVGSRENSTDGLHSPSGAGDNPPQDNAPF from the exons ATGGAGAGTGCCAGCCAGG ATATCAACCTTAACTCTCCCAACAAAGGTCTGCTATCGGATGCCATGACAGATGTTCCTGTGGATAGCGCGGCTTCGGCCAGGACCGCTGCACCCCAGGGACTGACTCTCGCTGAAGAGGAGGAGTTGAGATCTGAGCTGGCGAAG GTTGAAGAAGAAATTGGTACTCTCAGGCAAGTTCTGGCTGCTAAAGAGAGGCACTGTGGAGAGCTGAAGAGGAAGCTAGGTTTGACTCCCTTGGATGGGTTAAAGCAAAACTTGTCTAAAAGCTGGCACGATGTCCAAGTCTCCACTGC ATATCTTTCAGCCAGCAGCACACTGGAGGACTGGAATGAAAAATTAACTCAATCAGAAGC TTATAAGAAGACCCAAGAAACCCTTTCCCAGGCAGGACAGAAGACTTCAGCAGCCCTTTCCAATGTAGGTTCTGTTATCAGCAGGAAACTTGGTGACATGAG GAATTCTGCGACCTTCAAGTCATTCGAAGATAGAGTTGGGACCATAAAG tCCAGAGTGGtgggcagcagggaaaacagcaCCGATGGCCTCCACTCCCCCTCGGGAGCCGGAGACAACCCTCCACAAGACAACGCTCCTTTTTAG
- the TPD52L2 gene encoding tumor protein D54 isoform X8, whose translation MESASQDINLNSPNKGLLSDAMTDVPVDSAASARTAAPQGLTLAEEEELRSELAKVEEEIGTLRQVLAAKERHCGELKRKLGLTPLDGLKQNLSKSWHDVQVSTAYVKTSEKLGEWNDKVTQSDFYKKTQETLSQAGQKTSAALSNVGSVISRKLGDMSSYSIRHSISMPAMRNSATFKSFEDRVGTIKSRVVGSRENSTDGLHSPSGAGDNPPQDNAPF comes from the exons ATGGAGAGTGCCAGCCAGG ATATCAACCTTAACTCTCCCAACAAAGGTCTGCTATCGGATGCCATGACAGATGTTCCTGTGGATAGCGCGGCTTCGGCCAGGACCGCTGCACCCCAGGGACTGACTCTCGCTGAAGAGGAGGAGTTGAGATCTGAGCTGGCGAAG GTTGAAGAAGAAATTGGTACTCTCAGGCAAGTTCTGGCTGCTAAAGAGAGGCACTGTGGAGAGCTGAAGAGGAAGCTAGGTTTGACTCCCTTGGATGGGTTAAAGCAAAACTTGTCTAAAAGCTGGCACGATGTCCAAGTCTCCACTGC TTATGTGAAAACATCTGAGAAACTTGGAGAGTGGAATGACAAAGTGACACAGTCTGACTT TTATAAGAAGACCCAAGAAACCCTTTCCCAGGCAGGACAGAAGACTTCAGCAGCCCTTTCCAATGTAGGTTCTGTTATCAGCAGGAAACTTGGTGACATGAG CAGTTACTCCATTCGCCACTCGATAAGTATGCCAGCGATGAG GAATTCTGCGACCTTCAAGTCATTCGAAGATAGAGTTGGGACCATAAAG tCCAGAGTGGtgggcagcagggaaaacagcaCCGATGGCCTCCACTCCCCCTCGGGAGCCGGAGACAACCCTCCACAAGACAACGCTCCTTTTTAG
- the TPD52L2 gene encoding tumor protein D54 isoform X10: MESASQDINLNSPNKGLLSDAMTDVPVDSAASARTAAPQGLTLAEEEELRSELAKVEEEIGTLRQVLAAKERHCGELKRKLGLTPLDGLKQNLSKSWHDVQVSTAYLSASSTLEDWNEKLTQSEAYKKTQETLSQAGQKTSAALSNVGSVISRKLGDMSSYSIRHSISMPAMRNSATFKSFEDRVGTIKSRVVGSRENSTDGLHSPSGAGDNPPQDNAPF; encoded by the exons ATGGAGAGTGCCAGCCAGG ATATCAACCTTAACTCTCCCAACAAAGGTCTGCTATCGGATGCCATGACAGATGTTCCTGTGGATAGCGCGGCTTCGGCCAGGACCGCTGCACCCCAGGGACTGACTCTCGCTGAAGAGGAGGAGTTGAGATCTGAGCTGGCGAAG GTTGAAGAAGAAATTGGTACTCTCAGGCAAGTTCTGGCTGCTAAAGAGAGGCACTGTGGAGAGCTGAAGAGGAAGCTAGGTTTGACTCCCTTGGATGGGTTAAAGCAAAACTTGTCTAAAAGCTGGCACGATGTCCAAGTCTCCACTGC ATATCTTTCAGCCAGCAGCACACTGGAGGACTGGAATGAAAAATTAACTCAATCAGAAGC TTATAAGAAGACCCAAGAAACCCTTTCCCAGGCAGGACAGAAGACTTCAGCAGCCCTTTCCAATGTAGGTTCTGTTATCAGCAGGAAACTTGGTGACATGAG CAGTTACTCCATTCGCCACTCGATAAGTATGCCAGCGATGAG GAATTCTGCGACCTTCAAGTCATTCGAAGATAGAGTTGGGACCATAAAG tCCAGAGTGGtgggcagcagggaaaacagcaCCGATGGCCTCCACTCCCCCTCGGGAGCCGGAGACAACCCTCCACAAGACAACGCTCCTTTTTAG
- the TPD52L2 gene encoding tumor protein D54 isoform X3 has protein sequence MESASQDINLNSPNKGLLSDAMTDVPVDSAASARTAAPQGLTLAEEEELRSELAKVEEEIGTLRQVLAAKERHCGELKRKLGLTPLDGLKQNLSKSWHDVQVSTAYVKTSEKLGEWNDKVTQSDLYLSASSTLEDWNEKLTQSEAYKKTQETLSQAGQKTSAALSNVGSVISRKLGDMSSYSIRHSISMPAMRNSATFKSFEDRVGTIKSRVVGSRENSTDGLHSPSGAGDNPPQDNAPF, from the exons ATGGAGAGTGCCAGCCAGG ATATCAACCTTAACTCTCCCAACAAAGGTCTGCTATCGGATGCCATGACAGATGTTCCTGTGGATAGCGCGGCTTCGGCCAGGACCGCTGCACCCCAGGGACTGACTCTCGCTGAAGAGGAGGAGTTGAGATCTGAGCTGGCGAAG GTTGAAGAAGAAATTGGTACTCTCAGGCAAGTTCTGGCTGCTAAAGAGAGGCACTGTGGAGAGCTGAAGAGGAAGCTAGGTTTGACTCCCTTGGATGGGTTAAAGCAAAACTTGTCTAAAAGCTGGCACGATGTCCAAGTCTCCACTGC TTATGTGAAAACATCTGAGAAACTTGGAGAGTGGAATGACAAAGTGACACAGTCTGACTT ATATCTTTCAGCCAGCAGCACACTGGAGGACTGGAATGAAAAATTAACTCAATCAGAAGC TTATAAGAAGACCCAAGAAACCCTTTCCCAGGCAGGACAGAAGACTTCAGCAGCCCTTTCCAATGTAGGTTCTGTTATCAGCAGGAAACTTGGTGACATGAG CAGTTACTCCATTCGCCACTCGATAAGTATGCCAGCGATGAG GAATTCTGCGACCTTCAAGTCATTCGAAGATAGAGTTGGGACCATAAAG tCCAGAGTGGtgggcagcagggaaaacagcaCCGATGGCCTCCACTCCCCCTCGGGAGCCGGAGACAACCCTCCACAAGACAACGCTCCTTTTTAG
- the TPD52L2 gene encoding tumor protein D54 isoform X11 — protein sequence MESASQGLLSDAMTDVPVDSAASARTAAPQGLTLAEEEELRSELAKVEEEIGTLRQVLAAKERHCGELKRKLGLTPLDGLKQNLSKSWHDVQVSTAYVKTSEKLGEWNDKVTQSDLYLSASSTLEDWNEKLTQSEAYKKTQETLSQAGQKTSAALSNVGSVISRKLGDMRNSATFKSFEDRVGTIKSRVVGSRENSTDGLHSPSGAGDNPPQDNAPF from the exons ATGGAGAGTGCCAGCCAGG GTCTGCTATCGGATGCCATGACAGATGTTCCTGTGGATAGCGCGGCTTCGGCCAGGACCGCTGCACCCCAGGGACTGACTCTCGCTGAAGAGGAGGAGTTGAGATCTGAGCTGGCGAAG GTTGAAGAAGAAATTGGTACTCTCAGGCAAGTTCTGGCTGCTAAAGAGAGGCACTGTGGAGAGCTGAAGAGGAAGCTAGGTTTGACTCCCTTGGATGGGTTAAAGCAAAACTTGTCTAAAAGCTGGCACGATGTCCAAGTCTCCACTGC TTATGTGAAAACATCTGAGAAACTTGGAGAGTGGAATGACAAAGTGACACAGTCTGACTT ATATCTTTCAGCCAGCAGCACACTGGAGGACTGGAATGAAAAATTAACTCAATCAGAAGC TTATAAGAAGACCCAAGAAACCCTTTCCCAGGCAGGACAGAAGACTTCAGCAGCCCTTTCCAATGTAGGTTCTGTTATCAGCAGGAAACTTGGTGACATGAG GAATTCTGCGACCTTCAAGTCATTCGAAGATAGAGTTGGGACCATAAAG tCCAGAGTGGtgggcagcagggaaaacagcaCCGATGGCCTCCACTCCCCCTCGGGAGCCGGAGACAACCCTCCACAAGACAACGCTCCTTTTTAG
- the TPD52L2 gene encoding tumor protein D54 isoform X2, with product MESASQGLLSDAMTDVPVDSAASARTAAPQGLTLAEEEELRSELAKVEEEIGTLRQVLAAKERHCGELKRKLGLTPLDGLKQNLSKSWHDVQVSTAYVKTSEKLGEWNDKVTQSDLYLSASSTLEDWNEKLTQSEAYKKTQETLSQAGQKTSAALSNVGSVISRKLGDMRAHPFSHSFSSYSIRHSISMPAMRNSATFKSFEDRVGTIKSRVVGSRENSTDGLHSPSGAGDNPPQDNAPF from the exons ATGGAGAGTGCCAGCCAGG GTCTGCTATCGGATGCCATGACAGATGTTCCTGTGGATAGCGCGGCTTCGGCCAGGACCGCTGCACCCCAGGGACTGACTCTCGCTGAAGAGGAGGAGTTGAGATCTGAGCTGGCGAAG GTTGAAGAAGAAATTGGTACTCTCAGGCAAGTTCTGGCTGCTAAAGAGAGGCACTGTGGAGAGCTGAAGAGGAAGCTAGGTTTGACTCCCTTGGATGGGTTAAAGCAAAACTTGTCTAAAAGCTGGCACGATGTCCAAGTCTCCACTGC TTATGTGAAAACATCTGAGAAACTTGGAGAGTGGAATGACAAAGTGACACAGTCTGACTT ATATCTTTCAGCCAGCAGCACACTGGAGGACTGGAATGAAAAATTAACTCAATCAGAAGC TTATAAGAAGACCCAAGAAACCCTTTCCCAGGCAGGACAGAAGACTTCAGCAGCCCTTTCCAATGTAGGTTCTGTTATCAGCAGGAAACTTGGTGACATGAG GGCTCACCCCTTCTCGCATTCCTTTAG CAGTTACTCCATTCGCCACTCGATAAGTATGCCAGCGATGAG GAATTCTGCGACCTTCAAGTCATTCGAAGATAGAGTTGGGACCATAAAG tCCAGAGTGGtgggcagcagggaaaacagcaCCGATGGCCTCCACTCCCCCTCGGGAGCCGGAGACAACCCTCCACAAGACAACGCTCCTTTTTAG
- the TPD52L2 gene encoding tumor protein D54 isoform X12, with protein MESASQGLLSDAMTDVPVDSAASARTAAPQGLTLAEEEELRSELAKVEEEIGTLRQVLAAKERHCGELKRKLGLTPLDGLKQNLSKSWHDVQVSTAYVKTSEKLGEWNDKVTQSDFYKKTQETLSQAGQKTSAALSNVGSVISRKLGDMSSYSIRHSISMPAMRNSATFKSFEDRVGTIKSRVVGSRENSTDGLHSPSGAGDNPPQDNAPF; from the exons ATGGAGAGTGCCAGCCAGG GTCTGCTATCGGATGCCATGACAGATGTTCCTGTGGATAGCGCGGCTTCGGCCAGGACCGCTGCACCCCAGGGACTGACTCTCGCTGAAGAGGAGGAGTTGAGATCTGAGCTGGCGAAG GTTGAAGAAGAAATTGGTACTCTCAGGCAAGTTCTGGCTGCTAAAGAGAGGCACTGTGGAGAGCTGAAGAGGAAGCTAGGTTTGACTCCCTTGGATGGGTTAAAGCAAAACTTGTCTAAAAGCTGGCACGATGTCCAAGTCTCCACTGC TTATGTGAAAACATCTGAGAAACTTGGAGAGTGGAATGACAAAGTGACACAGTCTGACTT TTATAAGAAGACCCAAGAAACCCTTTCCCAGGCAGGACAGAAGACTTCAGCAGCCCTTTCCAATGTAGGTTCTGTTATCAGCAGGAAACTTGGTGACATGAG CAGTTACTCCATTCGCCACTCGATAAGTATGCCAGCGATGAG GAATTCTGCGACCTTCAAGTCATTCGAAGATAGAGTTGGGACCATAAAG tCCAGAGTGGtgggcagcagggaaaacagcaCCGATGGCCTCCACTCCCCCTCGGGAGCCGGAGACAACCCTCCACAAGACAACGCTCCTTTTTAG
- the TPD52L2 gene encoding tumor protein D54 isoform X7 yields the protein MESASQGLLSDAMTDVPVDSAASARTAAPQGLTLAEEEELRSELAKVEEEIGTLRQVLAAKERHCGELKRKLGLTPLDGLKQNLSKSWHDVQVSTAYVKTSEKLGEWNDKVTQSDFYKKTQETLSQAGQKTSAALSNVGSVISRKLGDMRAHPFSHSFSSYSIRHSISMPAMRNSATFKSFEDRVGTIKSRVVGSRENSTDGLHSPSGAGDNPPQDNAPF from the exons ATGGAGAGTGCCAGCCAGG GTCTGCTATCGGATGCCATGACAGATGTTCCTGTGGATAGCGCGGCTTCGGCCAGGACCGCTGCACCCCAGGGACTGACTCTCGCTGAAGAGGAGGAGTTGAGATCTGAGCTGGCGAAG GTTGAAGAAGAAATTGGTACTCTCAGGCAAGTTCTGGCTGCTAAAGAGAGGCACTGTGGAGAGCTGAAGAGGAAGCTAGGTTTGACTCCCTTGGATGGGTTAAAGCAAAACTTGTCTAAAAGCTGGCACGATGTCCAAGTCTCCACTGC TTATGTGAAAACATCTGAGAAACTTGGAGAGTGGAATGACAAAGTGACACAGTCTGACTT TTATAAGAAGACCCAAGAAACCCTTTCCCAGGCAGGACAGAAGACTTCAGCAGCCCTTTCCAATGTAGGTTCTGTTATCAGCAGGAAACTTGGTGACATGAG GGCTCACCCCTTCTCGCATTCCTTTAG CAGTTACTCCATTCGCCACTCGATAAGTATGCCAGCGATGAG GAATTCTGCGACCTTCAAGTCATTCGAAGATAGAGTTGGGACCATAAAG tCCAGAGTGGtgggcagcagggaaaacagcaCCGATGGCCTCCACTCCCCCTCGGGAGCCGGAGACAACCCTCCACAAGACAACGCTCCTTTTTAG
- the TPD52L2 gene encoding tumor protein D54 isoform X13: MESASQDINLNSPNKGLLSDAMTDVPVDSAASARTAAPQGLTLAEEEELRSELAKVEEEIGTLRQVLAAKERHCGELKRKLGLTPLDGLKQNLSKSWHDVQVSTAYKKTQETLSQAGQKTSAALSNVGSVISRKLGDMRAHPFSHSFSSYSIRHSISMPAMRNSATFKSFEDRVGTIKSRVVGSRENSTDGLHSPSGAGDNPPQDNAPF, translated from the exons ATGGAGAGTGCCAGCCAGG ATATCAACCTTAACTCTCCCAACAAAGGTCTGCTATCGGATGCCATGACAGATGTTCCTGTGGATAGCGCGGCTTCGGCCAGGACCGCTGCACCCCAGGGACTGACTCTCGCTGAAGAGGAGGAGTTGAGATCTGAGCTGGCGAAG GTTGAAGAAGAAATTGGTACTCTCAGGCAAGTTCTGGCTGCTAAAGAGAGGCACTGTGGAGAGCTGAAGAGGAAGCTAGGTTTGACTCCCTTGGATGGGTTAAAGCAAAACTTGTCTAAAAGCTGGCACGATGTCCAAGTCTCCACTGC TTATAAGAAGACCCAAGAAACCCTTTCCCAGGCAGGACAGAAGACTTCAGCAGCCCTTTCCAATGTAGGTTCTGTTATCAGCAGGAAACTTGGTGACATGAG GGCTCACCCCTTCTCGCATTCCTTTAG CAGTTACTCCATTCGCCACTCGATAAGTATGCCAGCGATGAG GAATTCTGCGACCTTCAAGTCATTCGAAGATAGAGTTGGGACCATAAAG tCCAGAGTGGtgggcagcagggaaaacagcaCCGATGGCCTCCACTCCCCCTCGGGAGCCGGAGACAACCCTCCACAAGACAACGCTCCTTTTTAG